Proteins encoded together in one Planctomyces sp. SH-PL14 window:
- a CDS encoding FG-GAP-like repeat-containing protein codes for MCSRSRNRGALLCIAVCVLSLSHCGRPSRPMSLDEIRAAVARGDTRAADDGLEQLLARTPADADARLLAARMAAARGSAERCREHLQRLPDRPPAEQAPLLTALAADLIPQGALTAAEAALTRAVAADPASLQAHADLAYILGVEGRCFEAAPHLLAAVRGGTYTPHHLVLLGASDPVIDDPALVERCLKAFPQDPLPRLGQARTDLRRERLEAARDTLQQIVAVSPDCGEAQGQLGRALFAMGAPDFPSWSVRVPTAAEFHPEVWVARGLWLQQHDTSEAAARCFWEAVRRDSEHRLALAHLAQTLSALGRDQDAATFRLRSERLRELAQVVDDLYEKPDTSDLLRSAMRLTEELGRDWEAKGWAELAARSGADWAAPAVQRISARIAPHMGRVAEAMLPAAAVDLSGYPLHDWTAAPSRAVAEETGAPPDIRFVDQATKAGLMMVYRSRGPQDSGEMRMYETTGGGVAVLDYDRDGRPDLYFTQGGSLIASDQPPEMTDRLFRLSDRSAFADVTSKAGVHETSYGQGASAGDVNNDGFPDLYVGNLGGNRLLVSNGDGTFDDVTAAAGLSGAHWTTSCLMADLNGDGNPDLYDVNYVTPEDAVRATCRHGEELRWCSPSSFTGDPDVLWLSDGAGGFRDVSKEAGIEVPNGKGLGIVAADLDRSGRLSLFVANDAVPNFFFQNATASSGDTPRFVEAAMETGLALDADGMPQACMGIASGDLNEDQLLDFYVTNFYDESNTAYLQQSGGLFSDDTRSTGLREPSLKMLGFGTQALDADLDGRLDLVVTNGHVLDLSASGTPFEMPSQLFWNRGRGRFLELSRSAGEDFARPVLGRGLARVDWNGDGADDFVVSHIHSPAALMTNANATGNGSVGFRFVSTGGARDAIGATIQLKVGGRVLTRQLTGGDGYQCTNERQILVGLGKQNRAEEVTVRWMSGATQHLGEVRSGQTLLIVENQGAWPIPR; via the coding sequence ATGTGCTCTCGCTCTCGAAACCGCGGTGCGCTCCTGTGCATCGCGGTTTGCGTTTTGTCGCTGAGCCATTGCGGTCGCCCCTCCCGCCCGATGTCGCTCGACGAGATCCGGGCCGCCGTGGCTCGTGGCGACACGCGCGCTGCCGACGATGGCCTCGAACAGCTCCTGGCCCGGACCCCGGCTGATGCAGACGCCCGCCTCCTGGCCGCCAGGATGGCCGCCGCCCGCGGGTCGGCGGAGCGGTGCCGCGAACATCTGCAGCGCCTGCCGGATCGTCCCCCCGCGGAACAGGCCCCGCTGCTGACGGCGCTGGCGGCCGACCTGATTCCGCAGGGAGCCCTGACGGCCGCCGAAGCGGCGCTGACACGTGCGGTCGCGGCCGATCCCGCCTCCCTCCAGGCTCACGCCGATCTGGCGTACATCCTGGGGGTCGAAGGCCGCTGTTTCGAGGCGGCTCCGCACCTGCTCGCGGCGGTGCGCGGGGGAACCTACACGCCGCATCACCTCGTCCTGCTGGGAGCCAGCGATCCGGTCATTGACGATCCGGCACTCGTCGAGCGTTGCCTGAAGGCCTTCCCCCAGGATCCTCTCCCGCGGCTCGGGCAGGCGCGAACCGATCTCCGGCGCGAGCGGCTCGAAGCCGCCCGGGACACTCTCCAGCAGATCGTGGCGGTCTCACCCGACTGCGGCGAAGCCCAGGGACAGCTCGGCCGGGCGCTCTTCGCGATGGGCGCCCCGGACTTCCCGTCCTGGAGCGTCCGTGTCCCGACCGCGGCGGAGTTTCATCCCGAAGTCTGGGTCGCCCGGGGTCTCTGGCTCCAGCAGCACGACACCTCCGAGGCGGCCGCCCGCTGCTTCTGGGAAGCGGTTCGTCGCGATTCCGAACATCGACTGGCGCTCGCTCATCTGGCGCAGACTCTCTCGGCCCTCGGCCGGGACCAGGACGCAGCGACGTTTCGCCTGCGATCGGAGCGATTGAGGGAGCTGGCCCAGGTCGTCGATGACCTGTACGAAAAGCCCGACACCTCAGACCTCCTGCGCTCGGCGATGCGGCTGACGGAAGAACTGGGGCGCGACTGGGAGGCGAAGGGGTGGGCCGAACTGGCCGCCCGTTCCGGAGCCGACTGGGCGGCTCCAGCCGTTCAAAGAATTTCGGCCCGGATCGCGCCTCACATGGGACGCGTTGCGGAGGCGATGCTCCCCGCGGCTGCGGTCGACCTGTCTGGGTATCCCCTTCACGACTGGACCGCCGCGCCGTCCCGTGCTGTCGCCGAGGAGACCGGGGCGCCTCCGGACATCCGTTTCGTCGATCAGGCGACGAAGGCCGGGCTCATGATGGTCTACCGGTCGCGGGGCCCTCAGGACTCGGGCGAGATGCGGATGTACGAGACAACGGGCGGCGGCGTCGCCGTCCTCGACTACGACCGGGATGGACGCCCCGACCTGTACTTCACGCAAGGGGGAAGCCTGATCGCTTCGGACCAGCCTCCGGAGATGACGGATCGCCTGTTTCGGCTGTCGGACCGTTCGGCGTTTGCCGACGTCACATCGAAGGCCGGCGTTCACGAGACGTCCTACGGCCAGGGGGCCTCGGCCGGCGACGTCAACAACGACGGTTTTCCGGACCTGTATGTCGGCAACCTGGGAGGCAATCGACTGCTCGTCAGCAACGGAGACGGAACGTTCGACGATGTCACGGCGGCTGCCGGATTGAGCGGTGCCCACTGGACAACGAGCTGCCTGATGGCGGACCTGAACGGTGACGGAAACCCTGACCTCTACGACGTCAACTACGTCACGCCGGAGGATGCCGTGCGGGCCACGTGCCGGCATGGCGAGGAACTGCGGTGGTGCAGTCCCAGCTCCTTCACGGGCGATCCGGACGTTCTCTGGCTGAGCGACGGCGCCGGCGGATTCCGCGACGTCTCCAAAGAGGCGGGCATCGAAGTCCCCAACGGAAAGGGGCTCGGCATCGTGGCGGCCGATCTCGACCGATCGGGCCGCCTGAGCCTCTTCGTCGCCAACGACGCGGTGCCAAACTTCTTCTTCCAGAACGCGACCGCCTCTTCGGGCGACACGCCGCGGTTCGTTGAAGCAGCCATGGAGACCGGACTCGCGCTGGACGCGGACGGCATGCCCCAGGCCTGCATGGGGATCGCGTCCGGCGACCTGAACGAAGACCAGCTCCTCGATTTCTATGTGACCAACTTCTACGACGAGTCCAACACGGCGTACCTGCAGCAGTCCGGGGGCCTCTTCTCCGACGACACGCGGTCCACCGGGTTGCGGGAGCCCAGCCTGAAGATGCTGGGATTCGGAACGCAAGCGCTCGACGCCGACCTCGATGGCCGGCTGGACCTCGTCGTGACCAATGGACACGTTCTGGATCTGTCGGCTTCGGGGACGCCGTTCGAGATGCCGTCGCAGCTGTTCTGGAACCGGGGCCGCGGCCGGTTCCTGGAACTCAGCCGGTCGGCCGGGGAAGACTTTGCCCGGCCGGTCCTTGGACGAGGCCTGGCCCGGGTCGACTGGAACGGCGACGGCGCGGACGACTTCGTTGTCTCCCACATTCACTCGCCGGCAGCTCTGATGACGAATGCGAACGCCACCGGAAACGGAAGTGTGGGGTTCCGGTTTGTCAGCACCGGCGGCGCGCGAGACGCCATCGGCGCGACGATCCAGCTGAAGGTCGGAGGACGCGTTCTCACGCGGCAGCTCACCGGGGGGGATGGTTACCAGTGCACGAATGAGCGGCAGATTCTCGTTGGTCTCGGCAAGCAGAACCGGGCGGAGGAGGTCACGGTCCGCTGGATGTCCGGCGCGACGCAGCACCTGGGAGAGGTGCGGAGCGGCCAGACTCTTCTGATCGTCGAGAACCAGGGGGCGTGGCCGATTCCACGCTGA
- a CDS encoding GTP-binding protein yields MSLNVPHSTPNASRACCLTAPGRGAVASIRYDGDLARLDAAGFFRPRNGRPLTEQTLDAIVYGDWQTPSPSEAVLLSEDVVVCRTSPDSLEIHCHGGNVAVDRILESLAAIGVEVVPASQAEWLWNSPVDAACQSLLQRAATQRTALLLVDQAELWAREIERFRQQADPNRRQSRLAEIAAWESFARHLTEPWNVVLCGRPNAGKSSLMNVIAGFARSIVHAVAGTTRDVVTYETAIDGWPVRFSDTAGLRETADPLECQGVQRTHSAIAAADLVIGLFDLSEPPTPEDEQLWRELPRSALRIGNKSDLEIRWPADRLNEVERISARTGEGVPNLLARLRDRLVPALPPPGLPLPIDPAWRTWLEVPTR; encoded by the coding sequence CTGTCGCTCAACGTTCCACACTCGACTCCCAACGCCTCCCGTGCCTGCTGCCTCACCGCTCCGGGACGCGGGGCGGTCGCATCGATCCGCTACGACGGAGACCTGGCCCGGCTCGACGCCGCCGGCTTCTTCCGCCCCCGAAACGGACGACCGCTCACGGAACAGACACTCGACGCGATCGTCTACGGAGACTGGCAGACCCCTTCGCCGAGCGAAGCGGTTCTCTTGAGCGAGGACGTCGTCGTCTGCCGCACGAGCCCGGACTCGCTCGAGATCCACTGCCACGGCGGAAACGTCGCGGTGGACCGGATCCTCGAAAGCCTCGCCGCAATCGGGGTCGAGGTCGTTCCCGCGTCACAGGCCGAATGGCTCTGGAACTCGCCCGTCGACGCGGCCTGTCAGTCCCTCCTCCAGAGAGCCGCTACACAGCGGACAGCTCTGCTTCTGGTGGACCAGGCGGAGCTGTGGGCCCGCGAGATCGAGCGGTTCCGGCAGCAAGCCGATCCCAACCGCCGGCAGTCGCGACTCGCCGAGATCGCAGCCTGGGAGTCGTTCGCCCGCCATCTGACCGAGCCCTGGAATGTCGTCCTCTGCGGGCGGCCCAACGCCGGGAAGTCGAGCCTGATGAACGTCATCGCCGGCTTCGCGAGGTCCATCGTCCACGCCGTCGCGGGGACAACGCGAGACGTCGTGACCTACGAGACGGCTATCGACGGCTGGCCGGTCCGGTTCTCCGACACCGCCGGCCTCCGCGAGACCGCCGATCCGCTGGAGTGCCAAGGAGTCCAGCGGACGCATTCGGCGATCGCCGCGGCCGACCTCGTGATCGGCCTGTTCGATCTGAGCGAGCCGCCGACCCCCGAAGACGAACAGCTCTGGCGTGAACTCCCTCGATCCGCCCTGCGGATCGGCAACAAGTCGGACCTCGAAATCCGCTGGCCGGCGGATCGGCTCAATGAAGTCGAGAGGATCTCGGCCCGAACGGGAGAGGGCGTGCCGAACCTTCTGGCTCGACTTCGTGATCGACTGGTCCCCGCGCTCCCGCCACCCGGGCTCCCTCTCCCGATCGATCCCGCCTGGCGGACGTGGCTGGAGGTCCCGACGCGGTGA
- a CDS encoding DUF721 domain-containing protein, with product MSYGSPSGQDVGVADSTSPASNDHVPPRNRHAPPTTPAAERPAPPPSPPPQDIGAILTRLFALRGYGRIQGDRQLQEAWQTVAGPELSRGTRATAIKNGVLHVGVSNAALLSELVGFHRTELLAKLKTDFPHLKVRDIKFKKR from the coding sequence TTGAGCTATGGGAGTCCGTCCGGCCAGGACGTTGGGGTTGCGGACTCGACTTCACCGGCGTCCAATGACCATGTCCCTCCCCGGAACCGGCATGCCCCGCCAACCACCCCCGCCGCCGAACGACCCGCCCCCCCTCCGTCCCCGCCACCGCAGGACATCGGGGCGATCCTCACCCGCCTCTTCGCCCTCCGCGGCTACGGCCGCATCCAGGGCGACCGCCAACTCCAGGAAGCCTGGCAAACCGTCGCCGGCCCCGAACTCAGCCGCGGAACCCGCGCCACCGCCATCAAGAACGGCGTCCTCCACGTCGGCGTCTCCAACGCCGCCCTCCTCAGCGAACTCGTCGGCTTCCACCGCACCGAACTCCTCGCCAAACTCAAAACCGACTTCCCACACCTCAAAGTCCGCGACATCAAGTTCAAGAAGCGTTGA
- the kdpF gene encoding K(+)-transporting ATPase subunit F, with the protein MSPLYLISVVLAVGLMAYLLFALLFPERFS; encoded by the coding sequence ATGTCCCCCCTCTATCTGATCAGTGTCGTGCTGGCGGTCGGCCTGATGGCCTACCTGCTCTTTGCGCTGCTCTTCCCGGAGCGTTTCTCGTGA
- the kdpA gene encoding potassium-transporting ATPase subunit KdpA yields MNTTSWMEIVAFVAALVLLTKPLGHFMALVYQGRPCGLDKVLGPIERLLYRLCGIDPKEEMGWKPYAFAALTFSFVSTLAVYFLQRFQAFLPLNPQGLAAPTPDLAFNTATSFATNTNWQAYSGESTLSYLTQMLGLNVQNFVSAAAGMAVLVALIRGLTRRNAETIGNFWVDLTRSTLYILVPLSFVLAVALVSQGVVQSFSPVREVALVESVQDAEGKEVTTQSLPLGPAASQIAIKQLGTNGGGFFGVNSAHPFENSTPLSNFLQVLAILILPAALCYTFGEMVGDTRQGWALFSAMLLIFVPFLLVCVFSEAAGNPRIAALGVDQTSSALQCGGNMEGKEARFGIGPSALWATVTTAASNGSVNAMHDSFTPLGGLVPMLLMQLGEVVYGGAGSGLYGMLMFALVAVFVAGLMVGRTPEYLGKKIEAYEMKMASLVILFPCLVVLVGTAVAVVLPAGTATIANPGPHGFSEVLYAFSSAGNNNGSAFGGLGVNNPFYNVMLAFAMLISRFWLMVPALAIAGSLARKKLTPAGSGTLPTHTPLFVVMLAGIVLLVGALTFVPALALGPVVEHLQMVQGAGV; encoded by the coding sequence GTGAATACCACCTCGTGGATGGAAATCGTCGCCTTCGTCGCCGCCCTCGTCCTACTGACGAAGCCGCTCGGCCACTTCATGGCCCTCGTCTATCAGGGAAGGCCCTGCGGCCTCGACAAGGTCCTGGGCCCCATCGAACGGCTCCTGTACCGCCTGTGCGGAATCGACCCGAAAGAAGAAATGGGCTGGAAGCCGTACGCCTTCGCGGCCCTCACGTTCAGCTTCGTCAGCACGCTGGCGGTCTACTTCCTCCAGCGGTTCCAGGCCTTCCTGCCGCTGAACCCGCAGGGGCTCGCGGCCCCGACGCCGGACCTGGCCTTCAACACCGCGACCAGCTTCGCAACGAACACGAACTGGCAGGCCTACAGCGGTGAATCGACGCTCAGCTACCTCACGCAGATGCTGGGGCTCAACGTCCAGAACTTCGTCTCGGCCGCGGCCGGGATGGCGGTCCTGGTCGCACTGATCCGCGGACTGACCCGCCGCAACGCGGAGACGATCGGCAACTTCTGGGTCGACCTGACTCGCAGCACGCTCTACATCCTCGTCCCGCTGTCGTTCGTCCTCGCGGTGGCGCTCGTCTCACAGGGCGTGGTCCAGTCCTTCTCGCCGGTCCGCGAGGTCGCGCTCGTCGAGAGCGTGCAGGATGCCGAAGGCAAGGAGGTCACGACCCAGAGCCTCCCGCTCGGACCGGCCGCGTCGCAAATCGCGATCAAGCAGCTCGGCACCAACGGCGGCGGGTTCTTCGGCGTCAACTCGGCCCACCCGTTTGAGAACTCGACCCCGCTCAGCAACTTCCTGCAGGTCCTGGCGATCCTGATCCTCCCCGCCGCTCTGTGCTACACGTTCGGCGAGATGGTCGGCGACACGCGGCAGGGCTGGGCTCTCTTCTCGGCGATGCTGCTGATCTTCGTTCCGTTCCTCCTCGTGTGCGTCTTCTCCGAAGCAGCCGGCAATCCCCGGATCGCCGCGCTCGGCGTCGACCAGACCTCTTCTGCCCTCCAGTGCGGAGGGAACATGGAAGGGAAGGAAGCCCGCTTCGGGATCGGCCCGTCAGCCCTGTGGGCGACGGTCACCACAGCCGCCTCGAACGGGAGCGTCAACGCGATGCACGACTCGTTTACGCCGCTCGGGGGACTCGTCCCGATGCTCCTGATGCAGCTCGGCGAAGTCGTGTACGGCGGAGCGGGAAGCGGACTGTACGGGATGCTGATGTTCGCCCTCGTGGCGGTCTTCGTCGCCGGCCTGATGGTCGGCCGAACGCCGGAGTACCTCGGTAAGAAGATCGAGGCCTACGAGATGAAGATGGCCTCGCTCGTGATCCTGTTCCCCTGCCTCGTGGTCCTGGTCGGGACCGCCGTCGCGGTCGTCCTGCCGGCGGGGACAGCAACGATCGCCAACCCCGGCCCGCACGGCTTCAGCGAAGTCCTGTACGCCTTCTCGTCCGCCGGAAACAACAACGGCAGCGCGTTCGGCGGCCTGGGGGTCAACAACCCCTTCTACAACGTCATGCTTGCCTTCGCGATGCTCATCTCCCGCTTCTGGCTGATGGTCCCGGCCCTGGCGATCGCCGGATCGCTCGCCCGCAAGAAACTCACCCCCGCCGGCTCCGGAACGCTCCCGACCCACACGCCGCTGTTCGTCGTGATGCTGGCGGGGATCGTCCTCCTCGTCGGCGCCCTGACCTTCGTTCCAGCCCTCGCCCTGGGCCCCGTCGTGGAGCATCTCCAGATGGTGCAGGGAGCGGGAGTCTAG
- the kdpB gene encoding potassium-transporting ATPase subunit KdpB: protein MSTRKNRPLFDPPIVRRALWESLLKLNPRHQLRNPVMFTVLVGSVLTTGLYVQAVVTPSSAGNDSPGFILGVSLWLWFTVLFANFAEAMAEGRGKAQADNLRSARRDVMAKKLKEPRRDAPHSATSAPDLRKGDVVLVEAGDFIPADGEVLEGIASVNESAITGESAPVIRESGGDRSSVTGGTQVLSDWLIVRISANPGETFLDRMISLVEGAKRQKTPNEIALDILLAAMTIVFLLACATLVPFSIYSVAAAGQGLPISITVVVALLVCLIPTTIGGLLSAIGIAGMDRMIQANVIAMSGRAVEAAGDVDVLLLDKTGTITLGNRQAVEFIATDGMTVAQLADAAQLSSLADETPEGRSIVVLAKEKYGLRGRELNDHNAIFIPFMAQTRMSGVDFDGRQIRKGSADAIEAHVTQRGGTYPKILRDHVEAISRKGGTPLVVAEGNRPLGVIYLKDIVKGGMKERFGQLRTMGIKTVMITGDNPLTAAAIAAEAGVDDYLAQATPEAKLKLIREYQTGGRLVAMTGDGTNDSPALAQADVAVAMNSGTQAAKEAGNMVDLDSNPTKLIEIVEIGKQLLMTRGALTTFSIANDVAKYFAIIPAAFATTYPVLTTLNVMGLATPASAILSAVIFNALVIICLIPLALRGVKYRSVGAATLLRDNLLIYGVGGLIVPFLGIKLIDLALVAVGLA, encoded by the coding sequence ATGTCCACTCGAAAGAATCGTCCGCTGTTCGACCCGCCGATTGTCCGGCGGGCGCTTTGGGAATCGCTGCTGAAGCTCAACCCCCGGCATCAGCTCCGCAACCCGGTGATGTTCACCGTCCTCGTGGGGAGCGTCCTGACGACCGGCCTGTACGTGCAGGCCGTGGTCACACCCTCTTCCGCCGGCAACGACTCCCCCGGGTTCATCCTGGGTGTGTCGCTCTGGCTGTGGTTCACGGTCCTCTTCGCCAACTTCGCCGAGGCGATGGCCGAAGGCCGCGGCAAGGCCCAGGCGGACAACCTCCGCTCAGCCCGCCGGGACGTCATGGCCAAGAAGCTGAAGGAGCCGCGGCGCGATGCCCCGCACTCCGCCACCAGCGCTCCGGACCTCCGCAAGGGGGATGTGGTCCTGGTCGAGGCAGGGGACTTCATCCCCGCCGACGGCGAGGTTCTCGAAGGGATCGCCTCGGTCAACGAGAGCGCCATCACGGGCGAGAGCGCCCCGGTGATCCGCGAGAGCGGCGGCGACCGGAGCAGCGTGACCGGAGGGACGCAGGTCCTCTCCGATTGGCTGATCGTCCGCATCTCCGCCAACCCGGGCGAGACCTTCCTCGACCGGATGATCTCGCTCGTCGAAGGGGCCAAGCGGCAGAAGACCCCCAACGAGATCGCCCTCGACATCCTGCTGGCCGCGATGACGATCGTCTTCCTGCTGGCGTGTGCCACGCTCGTCCCGTTCTCGATCTACAGCGTCGCCGCCGCCGGCCAGGGACTGCCGATCAGCATCACGGTCGTGGTCGCTCTCCTGGTCTGCCTCATCCCGACGACCATTGGCGGCCTCCTCTCGGCGATCGGGATCGCCGGGATGGACCGGATGATCCAGGCAAACGTCATCGCCATGTCGGGCCGCGCCGTCGAGGCGGCGGGTGACGTCGACGTCCTGCTCCTCGACAAGACCGGGACGATCACGCTCGGCAACCGCCAGGCGGTCGAGTTCATCGCCACCGACGGCATGACGGTCGCGCAGCTGGCCGACGCCGCGCAACTCTCGTCGCTGGCGGACGAGACTCCCGAAGGCCGGAGCATCGTGGTCCTGGCGAAAGAGAAGTACGGCCTCCGCGGCCGCGAGCTCAACGACCACAACGCGATCTTCATTCCGTTCATGGCGCAGACCCGCATGAGTGGGGTGGACTTCGATGGCCGGCAGATCCGCAAAGGGTCCGCCGACGCCATCGAAGCCCATGTCACGCAGCGGGGCGGGACCTATCCCAAGATTCTGCGGGACCACGTGGAAGCGATCTCCAGGAAGGGAGGAACTCCCCTCGTCGTCGCCGAAGGGAACCGCCCGCTGGGAGTCATCTACCTCAAGGACATCGTGAAGGGAGGCATGAAGGAGCGGTTCGGTCAGCTCCGGACGATGGGGATTAAGACCGTGATGATCACGGGGGACAATCCCCTCACCGCCGCGGCGATCGCCGCCGAGGCGGGAGTCGACGACTACCTCGCCCAGGCGACCCCCGAGGCAAAGCTGAAGCTGATCCGCGAGTACCAGACTGGCGGCCGGCTCGTCGCCATGACCGGCGACGGAACCAACGACTCCCCGGCGCTCGCCCAGGCCGACGTCGCGGTCGCGATGAACAGCGGGACGCAGGCGGCCAAGGAGGCGGGGAACATGGTCGACCTCGACTCGAACCCGACGAAGCTGATCGAGATCGTCGAGATCGGCAAGCAGCTCCTGATGACCCGCGGGGCGCTGACGACGTTCAGCATCGCCAACGACGTCGCGAAGTACTTCGCGATCATCCCGGCGGCGTTCGCCACGACCTACCCGGTCCTGACGACGCTGAACGTGATGGGCCTCGCCACGCCCGCGAGCGCGATCCTCTCGGCGGTGATTTTCAACGCCCTGGTCATCATCTGCCTGATTCCGCTGGCCCTCCGCGGCGTGAAGTACCGCAGCGTCGGGGCGGCGACGCTGCTCCGCGACAACCTCCTGATCTACGGCGTCGGCGGCCTGATCGTGCCGTTCCTCGGCATCAAGCTGATCGACCTGGCGCTCGTCGCCGTCGGACTGGCCTGA
- the kdpC gene encoding potassium-transporting ATPase subunit KdpC produces MLKTLWNATAILIGLTVVTGFVYPLSVTAVAAVVFPRQAQGSVIEVDGKPVGSELIGQPFEDPKYFWGRPSATGPFPNNPMAGSGTNQGPTNPVLVEAVQGRITRLKEADPGNDKPVPVDLVTASGSGLDPHISPAAAEYQVSRVARVRGIAPEKVKELVAAHTEAPQLGFLGQARVHVLKLNLALDRQ; encoded by the coding sequence ATGCTCAAGACTCTTTGGAATGCCACCGCGATCCTGATCGGCCTGACGGTCGTGACCGGTTTCGTGTACCCCCTCTCCGTAACGGCGGTCGCCGCTGTCGTCTTCCCTCGCCAGGCGCAGGGGAGCGTGATCGAAGTCGACGGGAAGCCGGTCGGATCGGAGCTGATTGGCCAGCCGTTCGAGGATCCGAAGTACTTCTGGGGCCGCCCCTCCGCGACCGGACCGTTCCCGAACAACCCGATGGCGGGGAGCGGGACCAACCAGGGACCGACCAACCCCGTCCTCGTCGAGGCGGTCCAGGGACGGATCACCCGTCTCAAGGAGGCCGATCCGGGCAATGACAAGCCGGTCCCGGTCGATCTCGTGACCGCGTCGGGGAGCGGACTGGACCCGCACATCAGCCCGGCGGCCGCGGAGTATCAGGTATCGCGCGTCGCCCGCGTGCGGGGGATCGCTCCCGAAAAGGTCAAGGAGCTCGTCGCCGCCCACACCGAAGCTCCACAACTCGGCTTCCTGGGCCAGGCGCGGGTCCATGTGCTGAAGCTGAACCTGGCCCTGGACCGCCAGTAG